Proteins encoded within one genomic window of Cucumis sativus cultivar 9930 chromosome 3, Cucumber_9930_V3, whole genome shotgun sequence:
- the LOC105434861 gene encoding major latex protein 146, which translates to MAQIAKISEQLQLKSSAHKFYDFFTNKMDSLIQMFPHIFTSYKILEGNGFAHASVIHIKYNIGGPAEMKERLAFDDANKSIAFEVFEGDLLRDFEVFKMKMQVNNEKGSNGSLVNWSIEFVKANEDVAAPHQYLTIAAQTSKTLDDYLCNN; encoded by the exons ATGGCTCAGATTGCTAAGATCTCAGAGCAACTTCAGCTCAAGTCTTCTGCCCACAAATTCTACGACTTTTTCACCAACAAAATGGACTCTCTCATTCAAATGTTTCCTCACATTTTTACAAGCTACAAAATTCTAGAAGGCAATGGTTTCGCTCATGCCAGCGTCAtccatataaaatataatatag GTGGCCCAGCAGAGATGAAGGAGAGGTTAGCCTTTGACGATGCTAACAAATCAATAGCTTTTGAGGTCTTCGAAGGAGATCTGTTAAGAGATTTTGAAGtgttcaaaatgaaaatgcaaGTTAATAATGAGAAAGGTAGCAATGGGAGCTTAGTTAATTGGTCTATAGAATTTGTGAAGGCAAATGAAGATGTGGCTGCACCACATCAGTATCTCACAATTGCAGCTCAAACAAGCAAAACACTTGATGATTACCTTTGCAACAACTGA
- the LOC101205689 gene encoding importin-4 has translation MSQSLELLLIQFLMPDNDARRQAEEQIKRLAKDPQVVPALIQHLRTAKTPNVRQLAAVLLRKKITGHWAKLSPELKLLVKQSLIESITMEHSPPVRRASANVVSIVAKYAVPGGDWPDLLPFLFQCSQSAQEDHREVALILLSSLTETIGNTFLPHFTDLQALLLKCLQDETSSRVRVAALKAVGSFLEFTNDGAEVVKFREFIPSILNVARQCLANGEEDVAVIAFEIFDELIESPAPLLGESVKSIVQFSLEVCSSQNLESSTRHQAIQIISWLAKYKPNSLKKHKLIVPVLQVMCPLLAESSDGDDDLASDRAAAEVIDTMALNLPKHVFPPVLEFASLSSQSANPKFREASVTSLGVISEGCADHVKSKLEPVLHIVLGALRDPEQMVRGAASFALGQFAEHLQPEIVSLYESVLPCILNALEDSSDEVKEKSYYALAAFCENMGEEILPFLDPLMGKLLSALQTSPRNLQETCMSAIGSVAAAAEQAFLPYAERVLELMKIFMVLTKDEELCSRARATELVGIVAMSAGRTRMEQILPPFIEAAIAGFGLDFSELREYTHGFFSNVAEILDDGFVKYLAHVVPLAFSSCNLDDGSAVDIDESDDENVNGFGGVSSDDEAHDEPRVRNISIRTGVLDEKAAATQALGLFALHTKSSYAPYLEETLKILVRHSGYFHEDVRLQAIISLEHILKAAQAISQSYNDASTKAKEIFDTVMNIYIKTMVEDEDKEVVAQACTSMADIIKDYGYVAVEPYMPRLVDATLVLLREESACQQVESDGEIDEDDTEHDEVLMDAVSDLLPAFAKAMGSYFAPIFANLFEPLMKFSRVSRPPQDRTMVVACLAEVAQDMGAPIATYVDKVMPLVLKELASSKATNRRNAAFCVGEFCKNGGESTLKYYNDIFRGLYPLFGESESDNAVRDNAAGAVARMIMVHPEAVPLNQVLQVFLKALPLKEDHEESMSVYGCVSTLVLSSNPQILSLVPELVNIFAHVVASPIETSEVKAQVGRAFSHLLSLYGQQMQPLLSNLPPAHANALAAYAPKC, from the exons ATGTCTCAGTCTTTGGAGCTTTTACTCATTCAATTCCTTATGCCCGACAATGATGCCCGCCGGCAAGCGGAAGAGCAGATTAAGCGCTTGGCCAAGGATCCCCAGGTGGTACCTGCTCTTATTCAGCACCTCCGCACTGCCAAGACTCCCAACGTCCGCCAGTTAGCTGCTGTTTTGCTCCGTAAGAAGATCACCGGTCATTGGGCTAAGCTTTCTCCTGAACTCAAGCTGCTTGTTAAGCAGTCATTGATTGAGAGCATCACTATGGAGCACAG TCCACCTGTGAGGAGAGCAAGTGCAAATGTCGTAAGTATTGTTGCAAAATATGCTGTCCCGGGTGGGGACTGGCCGGACTTGTTGCCTTTTCTGTTCCAATGTAGTCAGAGTGCACAGGAAGATCATAGAGAA GTGGCTTTGATTCTATTAAGCTCCCTGACAGAAACGATTGGAAACACTTTCCTACCACATTTTACAGACTTGCAAGCTCTCCTACTCAAGTGCTTGCAGGATGAGACTAGCAGCCGTGTCAGAGTTGCTGCTTTGAA GGCAGTGGGTTCTTTTCTGGAATTTACTAATGATGGAGCGGAAGTG GTCAAATTTCGGGAGTTCATTCCCAGCATTCTAAATGTTGCAAGGCAATGCCTTGCTAATGGTGAGGAGGATGTTGCGGTAATAGCTTTTGAGATATTTGATGAACTAATTGAATCTCCTGCTCCACTTCTTGGGGAATCTGTTAAATCAATTGTTCAATTTTCACTTGAAGTTTGTTCTAGCCAAAATTTGGAATCTAGCACCCGTCATCAG GCAATTCAGATAATCTCATGGCTGGCAAAGTATAAGCCCAACTCCCTGAAAAAGCATAAATTGATTGTTCCCGTGCTACAAGTTATGTGCCCATTACTTGCAGAGTCATCTGACGGAGATGATGATCTTGCTTCTGATCGAGCTGCTGCTGAGGTTATTGATACAATGGCCTTAAATCTACCAAAGCACGTTTTTCCCCCTGTACTTGAATTTGCTTCTCTTAGCAGTCAAAGTGCAAATCCAAAGTTCCGTGAAGCTTCTGTAACATCATTAGGGGTCATATCTGAAGGTTGTGCAGACCATGTAAAGAGTAAGTTAGAACCAGTTCTTCATATTGTCCTTGGAGCATTAAGGGACCCAGAACAAATGGTAAGAGGGGCTGCATCGTTTGCCCTGGGTCAATTTGCTGAGCATTTACAGCCAGAAATAGTGTCACTCTATGAGAGTGTGCTTCCTTGCATTTTAAATGCCCTTGAAGATAGTTCTGATGAAGTGAAG GAAAAATCATACTATGCATTGGCTGCATTTTGTGAGAACATGGGCGAGgaaattcttccttttcttgatCCTTTGATGGGTAAACTTTTGTCTGCTCTTCAGACAAGCCCCCGAAACCTGCAGGAAACATGCATG TCTGCAATCGGTTCAGTAGCAGCTGCAGCAGAACAAGCTTTCTTGCCTTATGCTGAGAGAGTGTTGGagttgatgaaaatttttatgGTCCTTACCAAGGATGAGGAGCTATGTTCCCGAGCAAGAGCAACTGAGTTGGTTGGAATAGTTGCCATGTCTGCTGGGAGAACTCGGATGGAACAGATTCTACCTCCTTTTATTGAGGCGGCAATTGCT GGTTTTGGTTTGGACTTCAGCGAGTTGCGAGAGTATACTCATGGATTCTTCAGCAATGTAGCGGAAATTTTGGATGATGGATTTGTGAAG TATCTTGCCCATGTTGTACCCCTCGCATTCTCTTCTTGCAATCTCGATGATGGCTCTGCTGTAGATATAGATGAATCagatgatgaaaatgtaaatgGGTTTGGAGGAGTTTCATCTGATGATGAAGCTCATGATGAGCCCAGAGTTCGAAACATTAGTATCAGGACAGGGGTGCTGGATGAAAAGGCAGCAGCAACTCAAGCTCTTGGCTTGTTTGCACTACACACAAAGAGCTCTTATGCTCC CTATTTGGAGGAAACACTAAAGATTTTGGTTCGACATTCTGGATATTTTCATGAAGATGTCCGACTTCAGGCAATCATTTCTTTGGAAC ATATTCTTAAAGCAGCTCAGGCAATCTCCCAAAGTTACAAC GATGCATCGACAAAGGCaaaagaaatttttg ATACTGTGatgaatatttatatcaaGACCATGGTTGAAGATGAGGACAAAGAAGTAGTTGCTCAAGCTTGTACAAGCATGGCTGACATTATCAAGGATTATGGCTATGTTGCAGTGGAACCTT ATATGCCTCGGCTAGTTGATGCAACATTAGTTCTGCTTCGTGAGGAATCTGCTTGTCAGCAAGTGGAATCTGATGGTGAAATAGATGAGGATGATACTGAACATGATGAAGTGCTTATGGATGCAGTGTCTGATCTGCTTCCCGCATTCGCAAAGGCCATGGGCTCTTACTTTGCACCCATCTTTGCAAACCTATTTGAACCATTGATGAAATTTTCG AGAGTCTCACGACCTCCTCAAGATCGAACTATGGTGGTTGCCTGTCTTGCTGAAGTAGCCCAGGACATGGGGGCTCCAATTGCTACTTATGTTGAT AAAGTAATGCCTTTGGTTCTCAAAGAACTGGCATCATCAAAGGCAACTAATAGAAGGAATGCTGCATTTTGTGTTGGAGAGTTCTGCAAGAATGGGGGCGAGTCTACTTTGAA ATATTACAATGATATATTTCGTGGACTCTACCCATTATTTGGGGAATCTGAGTCAGACAATGCTGTTAGGGATAATGCAGCTGGTGCAGTCGCAAGAATGATAATGGTGCACCCTGAAGCTGTCCCATTGAATCAG GTACTCCAAGTTTTTCTGAAAGCTCTACCTTTAAAAGAAGATCACGAGGAGTCCATGTCCGTCTATGGCTGTGTGTCTACTCTTGTTTTGTCATCTAATCCTCAG ATCCTTTCTTTGGTTCCGGAGTTGGTTAATATCTTTGCTCATGTTGTGGCATCGCCTATTGAAACGTCAGAAGTTAAAGCTCAAGTAGGCAGAGCTTTCTCACATCTACTTTCACTCTATGGTCAACAAATGCAACCACTTTTGAGCAATCTCCCTCCCGCGCATGCAAATGCCTTAGCTGCGTATGCCCCCAAATGCTAG